The DNA region GCGAGACTCTGGGCCTGGTGGGCGAATCGGGATGCGGCAAGTCAACCGTGACGCGGTGCGTCGTCGGACTCACGCGACCTACCGCCGGCAAGGTCACCTTCTCCGGCCTGGACGTCTCGACAATTCGCGGCGACGACCTGCGGAAGTTCAGGCGGTCGGCGCAGATAGTGTTCCAGAACCCCTACGCATCGCTCAACCCAAGGAAGACGGTGTCCCAGATACTCGGACAGGCGCTTGTACAGGGCGGTTTGACGAACCGCGCCGAACGGGAGGCGGAAATCGTACGTCTCATCGAGAGTGGGATTGCAATTGCCAGAGCCCTCGCCGTCCATCCGCGGTTTCTTGTGTGTGACGAGCCGGTATCCGCTCTGGACGTGTCGGTCCAGGCTCAGATCCTCAATCTCTTGATGAATCTGCAGGCTGACTATCATCTCACGGAGCGATGCACCAGGGAAGAGCCGTCCCTCACTGTATCTTCTTCTGGACACAGCGTTGCATGCCACTCATATGAGTGATCGGGGGTGCGAGGAGTGACACCAGTCATAGGCGCCACGTGCGCCTGGAGCGTGGAGACATGGAAGCACGAAGAGAAGGAAGCAGGATACATGTACGCCGGCTCAGCCTACTCCTGGGCCATCCACAGGGCGGGAGCGATGCCGTTGATGGTACCCGTTCCACCCCCTGATGCTGACCTTACGTCTGCCGCGGAGTGTGTCCTTGCGCGGGTAGACGGACTCCTCCTGACGGGAGGAGGGGGTGCAAAGATTCGAGAAGGTAGCGGGTTGCCGCCGTTAGCAGCTCAGCAGCCGCGACGATACAGATTCGAGAACATTCTGATCAACCGTGCTGCCGTCATGGGCATCCCAATCATGGGTATCTGCCGCGGTCACCAGATGATAGCCGAGGTCCTAGGCGGAAGCACTCGCATTTTGGTCCCGCCCCACGCACACTTGCAGGAGAAACCTTCGTGGGAACCGCAGCACGTCATCACAGTGGAATCCGGCTCACTTTTGAGTCGTGTATGCGGAAATGACCCCTGGGAAGTCACCAGTTTCCA from Bacillota bacterium includes:
- a CDS encoding gamma-glutamyl-gamma-aminobutyrate hydrolase family protein, producing MTPVIGATCAWSVETWKHEEKEAGYMYAGSAYSWAIHRAGAMPLMVPVPPPDADLTSAAECVLARVDGLLLTGGGGAKIREGSGLPPLAAQQPRRYRFENILINRAAVMGIPIMGICRGHQMIAEVLGGSTRILVPPHAHLQEKPSWEPQHVITVESGSLLSRVCGNDPWEVTSFHRQAVGVVPPGFRVSAFSKDGVIEAIEALGETFIVGLQFHPEYRWELDERSRILFKAFVTQCRRE
- a CDS encoding ATP-binding cassette domain-containing protein, whose translation is MPLVEVMGLSKHFEVRQSPISRLLGAKRRVIRAVDGVDFSVNEGETLGLVGESGCGKSTVTRCVVGLTRPTAGKVTFSGLDVSTIRGDDLRKFRRSAQIVFQNPYASLNPRKTVSQILGQALVQGGLTNRAEREAEIVRLIESGIAIARALAVHPRFLVCDEPVSALDVSVQAQILNLLMNLQADYHLTERCTREEPSLTVSSSGHSVACHSYE